TGCATTAACATAAGTTTCAAAAGGCAtcgccagaaaaaaaaaatcgaaaagtcaTCAATACAATGTAGGGGGCTATAAAAACAACAGTGCCTTGTCTAcgatgaaaaaaagagaaatcgtAACGTCCCAATTGATACACACATCGTCTTCTGTTACAAGGTAACAATAAAGTGAATCAAAGGTTAAAATGAGATACTGATGATAAACTGATACAATTTGAAAGTAATTGTGTTACAAGTGACGTCATTTGGAAGTAGAGATTAATTAGTTTTCTTGAGTTAGATTTAAagttgtaagttttttaaatttaaatttttctaaatttaccAGTAAGCAAAAAATCTCGAAAGGGAcgcatttaaattttaaattttgaaattttttccctcGTGAATGCGGATTCCCGTCCAatctctcgttttttttacTACAAAAATTAAGACTTGATTTTGGTAAAACTATTCCTTCCGTAATACTAATTCTTTCAGAATCGTAAAGcctactacagtaatcttatcATACTCTACCGTGCCATCACAATACCTGATAAATTCGGAAATGTCGCAGCAAGACCCAACGtgtctagaaaaattttcgcaGTTTTATACAATAAAATGTTCtcatattgcaaaaaaactttttctcacaATAAGAAAACAATGATTTCCAAAGAAGAGTTATTGAGGAAATATTTAGATAGAATggtcaaccaaaaaaaaatcaagcatTCTTAGAATCTTCGTCTGTAAGTGACTCATATCCTCAAAATAATTCCTATGttttgtttaattatttttctttttttcaacattttgagaaaaaaaccaagacATTAatgaaattacagtttttccAACAAACTAAAAGTATTCAAtcaagaaaataacaaaaaagtgaaatgaaGCTCAATtcattaacttttaaaattcaaaatttggtttgaGTAAACCTCCAGTTGAAGCGTAataattaccaaaattctATCCATATATTTTTAGAGATATTTTAACGAACTTCAAACATgcaaattaatcaattttggtttttttttaaatatacacattatttaaagaaatgaagctgttttgaaaatataattaagaacaaaaatgtacataagtgcatttcaaaaacattattgaGCCACGTTGGTtatgaaaacattcaaaaaatgccattgaaaacaaaaattctgtCTGAAAGTATACAGAAACTTTTTTAAGTTCTACAACACTTTCCACATCGATagagatattttttgaaaattagaaataatttttttggaaatcttttGATATACCCAGAACAAATATATTATGTTGTTTTTGggaaaacatctgaaaacgTAGAATTCCACATGGCGCTGTAAACAATGAAAGCTTCTTGTAAGCTTCAATACAAAATATTTCCCTTATATTGTATTAATTCCATATACTAACggtttttccaaataaacatttaaaaaacaccTTATGTGTCTCAGATTTCCGCCACAAAGGTTGAAAAAAGGTTGAACCTTTTTAGGAACTGCTAATCTCTGAAGTTTTCAATGTGTTTCATTTCAGTAAATATACAATTTCATCCATATGTACAATAAAtacatcaaataaaaattattaatcaGAAAATTCCTCTTTGTCGAACAAATATTCTCCGAGTCCTGGGCCGGCTCTCTTGATATTTGCAATGTAGCGAGCAAATTCATTGATCGAATGTACCTTAATAAACGTTATAAAAATAGGagtttaaactgaaaatgccAACCTGCTCTTCCAAATACTTCTCCTGAATGTAATTTGTCAAGTGCGCGTCATTGCGTTGTTCGGCGATTCCATGAAGCTTCAACAAAGATGCATTATTGGCTCTCTCTAGAGCAAGTGCGGCTTCAAATGCTTCAAGGACAGTTCCCCACTCGTCTTTCTCTGGCTTCTGAATGTTCTGCATGGCAACACGTCCTCCACGGACAGCTTGAATTCTCATGAGCTCTGTGGCATGGCCACGCTCCTCATCCGATTGCtccttgaaaaatttggcaatgtTCCGAAGTGCGATATCATCACGATCGAAGTGTGCAGACATCGATAGATAGACATAGGAGGCGTAGAGTTCTACGTTAATCTGGAAAGGTAATTTAAGCTTTTAATTGAGTAATACttctaattttaaaagcaTTTCAGTGTTAATTTCGTCCAGTTCAAAAGCAAGCTCAGATAGGATTTTTATTGTAGACGCTTTCAGTCTCACGTGCTCGTCTATCTACTGCCGCCTAttctgtatattttttttggatgacTGGCATAAGAGCAAAGAAATCATCGACGCTGCCATGATCAAATTGCGCTTCTTCAGGTACTGTCTGCCTGCCCTtgttcgttaaaaaaaaacaaaatgttgccGGTTGGAAAAATAAGCGTGTGGtgtgtttcaatgtttttattaatcaGTTAAATTCCTAATTTAAAGTAACCAGACATCAGTGATTAATTTTCTCACGACACATCCTCTCTTTTTCTAAATCTCTTCTCAATTTCCAACCTtcctaatatatttttcccatTTGTCAAAACAATGATCATACCTGTTTATTGACGGCCGCTTCGACTTCATCGTGATAGTTTTGACGAGCTAGAGACATGACGATTTACTTGGCAGAAAATATAATGACTTGATTACGTGTCCGGGACTGTGGGTGTTTTTAAACTGGACAACTCTGGGGGCGGAGTTTGTGATTGTGATCATTGATAAACTGATTATGATTTTTGCACATTACATATTGGCAACGAAAGGGTTCTTGTTTACAGAAACATGCGTTTCAATGAACTAATATGGAAACCTAAGTGTTGAAGTACATTTTGAGAAGCTTAACCTTCTGTAAGAAAACTACATCCAAGGATCGCCGaatgaaaataactttttgcaGAAGTGTGATGTCCCTTTTCGCCTGGCTTTCTAGCGTCCACATTCACAttacattttgattttaatatgATGCTTCGTAAACTCATACTTGTCCtgtactcaaaatttttaaacttagaTATAGGTTATAAACttgaaaagtgttttttgGGAGATAAATTATACCAGTATTGTTAGAACGTTTCCAGTGAACGCcctaaattctgaaataaaaagttcCGGTTTTTCCTGATCCAAACAAAACCCAATTCTCATCAAATGATGATCTACACTTTCTTAACGTTGATGTATGGTTGTCTCGGCATCACATGAGCTGCCCTAAGACATGTTGATTAGCATTTATTTTGGCTACGTGCATCAAAATTTAGTGATAACAAACGGTACGTGCCGCTCTTATCATTGGCTACGTGAGCTGTTGACAGTCAAAAGTTGGATGGAAAAAGTGATatagtttaacaaaaaaaatttaaatattgcgTCAGAATATTGATACTTTTGAATTAGGATGGTTCAGGTTAaagcgaaattcaaaaaaaaaacactgaaaactgAGCAGACCATTTAATAACTTGAACAagtatcaaaaattacaaaaaaacacttttcagTGGAACTGTTTTTTCACAGGCAAAGCGGAAAGTGCCCAAAACGGTCCGTTCACGGACCGGGAACGGCTCAAATTAAAGAACAGTTCACGGTTCGATTCCCGGTCCGTCAACGGACCGTAATTGAACCGTAAGGAGactaaaaaatgggaaaattttttcaccctCCAGCTGCCCCCTTTTTCTTTCCCAATGCTCCAAGCTCCGGTCTTCCTCCAGACCGTCTTCCGGTGATCCTTCGTTGTAGCAATTCTATCTGCCTCAGCCGGGGTTGAACTTGTCCACTGCCTGTCGATTGATTACTGGCCCATCACCTTTCCGTGTGGCCATTCGCGCACGCGAGGAATATCAAGAGACTTCGCATAAATAGCGATCAGCGCATTTTCTTCTGGTTTTCACGGCTTACACCAACTTTTTCGATTGTATTTTCAGTAGTTTCTGATTCTCCATCTTGCCGTTGGACTTATATGAAAACGAACGATAACAATTGACAGTTTCGTGTAGTCCAGAACTTATTTCGCATATTTCTCAACATCTACCTATTTGTGCTCCATCTACTTGTAATACAGAAATGGTACTTAccatatttcctctattagtcttgcatgcaagactaattttcgattggacCGTAGGgttgcaagactaatagaggaaataaggTATATGCGTTCTACTTGAATGATAccttaatttcttaaaatacacACGGAACAGAAACGATATCAGGAATGATTCCAGAATGTATTgttagtaaaatattttatgatatttcaaaaaatgctcctgTTGCTCAGCTGAAGAAGACCAGCAGAGAGAGAGTGAACGTTGCGTATACACAGTATCTACCCAATTGTggcatttcatcttttttattgatatttttatatacATTAATATAACCTCTTTTACACACAATGTTCTGCTTAATAGCCTCAGTTAGATCGCATGCGATTACGGGCCGCGTACGGACCAGTCGGACAGATGATAGACAAAATGGTTGCccagaggaatttttttttcatgaaaattgagtttttgaagtacCTACAATGCTATTTGGTTCATTGTAGCCAGTTGGTTAATTTTTTGCCTGATTCAaggtttagttttaaaaagtgcagTTTTGCCGACCGGGACGGGTAATTTACGGACCATCTACGGACCGGCTACGGCCAAACTACGGATGATCACCAAAACGGAGGATaatacgaaaaaatttttcatgaaaatggagtttttgaaGTGCCGAAGAGAGAAGGAGAGGGTACTCTCCTTTAGCTAATTTCAGCACTTTTTCCGTGCtagaacctgaaattttcaaaaacaaaaatttggtgcCCGGGACGGTTCATTTACGGTCCGTCTACGGGCCGGCGACGGACCTTCTACGGACCGGAAACGGCCCAACTACGGCTCAAGAGCCATCTCGGTCGGTAAATGTGGTGTTTGCTCTAAATAATGCATTTAACGACGTAAAAATGCTTAAATTAGCCAACTGGTATCATAGGTATTAAAAACAATtcgttttcttaaaatccattttttcctctTAATGGCCATTTTTTACATTCCCCGTAGTTTGCCCGTAATTGGTCCGTCCCGCTATTCATATCCGTAGTTCACCCGTTAATGGTCCGATCCCGGTCCAAGATCCGTAAACGGACCGTACCCGCTTTGCCTGTGTTTGAAATCATAGAAAAACCCGCATGATTTGTTCACCTCTGCACAAATCACGACAGATTATTAATtgattcacaaaatttcaatgtatctttttgaatttccgtaTTCTACTTTTTAATCTGTCCAGGGATTTGTCGCCTCGGTAAAAAAGCCCGCCACCATTAAAATCATACCGAATCTACCATGCAGAGGTGTCTTTTTCCCATTGTATTTTGTGCActggaacttttttctattgtaGGTACTCAGCAGGCATTCGGAGTAAGTTGtgggttttctgaaaaatataaatgctGCTGCCACGTGGCTCTCTTTCATTAtaattttcgttcaaaaaattgacctGAAAACACCTTCTTAATAATATTTAAACTatttcttagattttttttttttttttttttttttaattaaaacgtGTCTACCACCCATGAGCACATGATTCAATACGTTAttgtgtaaaatttcagtctGTATCGTAAATTGCCATCCAGAAAATTATTCCCCATGCAACGGATGCAAATGCATTTGCTGTAAGTCTCACTTATAGTTGTTCAATTATGAAAAAACAGTTCAGCTTGCTCAAGGTCTCAaccaaaatattggaaattttccagtCATGCGAAACCTCGTAAATAAGTTTTTCAATCAGAATAAAGCAGGAAAACCAAACCCAAAGACATTGTCGCTTTATGTCAATTCTACGTACAGCAAGCAGAAGCTTATCGCGCTGGTGAATAATGTTGGTTTTGttctaagaaaatttcagacgaaAAGATCAAAATTCAGAGACAATCAGTCACTCAATGGTGGACACAGGACTTGATACCAGGCATCACAAAGTTCTTCGATAAGCCTACTGCAATCCTggtaaaatataaaacttttcaaacaaattgtATTCTGATTATATAAGTGTCCCTTTACAGTTAGATTTCTTTATTTCTACGTTTAGTTTGATGTTAATGTACCAACGAGgtcattttctaaaacatcCGCTGTAACCCCATGCTGCggagtaaaaataaaaaagatgtagaaaaatagttgtttttgttagtttgtgagattagaaaattaattattttattttagcaCCGAGACCTCTATGCGTACTTTGACAGCCGATATGCTAACGACTTCCTCTATACCCTGACCTACTGGTACTTGACGGTTCTCATGAAGGTCGCCGATCTTCCTGATGATGAATATTATGTTTTTGCGGATATCATCGACAACAGTCTAGATGCACGAATGAATAAATCCGATGCAATTGCTTTTCAGGTTTACACTAGAGCCTTTGAAGCAAACCACAATCAAACCCTACAAAAaggaaaatggtgaaaaacatttgcattcatttttttctgaataaatttatCTCGGCAGAACCAGTAAGCAGAAAGATTATAATAATACGATtatgaaatgtttttgtttaacATAATGATACAGCACAAAGATTAATTAttactgaacaaaaaaatgttcaattataCAAATCTgcggaaaattagaaaaataaacctaaaaattgttaaagaAATGCattcaaatctgaaattactGGCGTTTCATATTGTCATACACGTTCACAAGCTTtaaataaacttgaaaaaaatctattttaatCGTCATTTGTCTCAATTTTATGACAACTTGTACTAAGTTAggattttaacattttatgaaattgtGTCATGTAGTTGGAAAGCCAGCTGCTAGAAATGTTAAAATGCGAGGGTGGGGAAGTTGTTCACTGAAGAGATACAAGATCACACAgcttcctgaaatttttgatcgGAACTAAACATTCCACAAGATTTCATACTACAACTTGAAGAGCAACAGATGTGCAAGGGTCAGGAGATCAcaacacaattttgaaaacaacgcAACTAGACTTTCGCAAGTTTTGGGTGGGTACTGGGAGGAGACATGGAACTGGAAGTATAAAAATCAACAGGCAGcgtgaaaacttcaaaaagttgcTATTCGGTCTCTACTGGCATTGTCATGTGTaagttattttccaatttaaacgAAACTATGTGTATTACATACATGTCGACAAAGATAGTCTAGTATTATAatgaatgttaaaaaattgtctttcaGCTCTTGAAGAATTCAAAAAGCTCAGGAATGAGATAAAAGAGCTTAAAAATGCAGGCAAACACGAAGAGTTTGTCGAAAGATTCGCCGCCAAGGACGCTACCTTCCTCGCACCATTCCACGACCCAGTGACCGCTGCAGATTCAATTAGCTTGGCCAAAAGTGACGATCTTGCACCTCTTGTCAAAGCTGACTTTGAGATGACAACTGACGAGGTCACACAAATTGGAGACGTTGTCATCGAACGGAACACAATTATTGTCAAGCTTCCATCTGGTGACAAAACTGGATGGGCTTTGAGTGTCTGGGTCAAGGAAGATGGAAATTGGAAGATTCGTAATTCGTGTGTCACTTTCAAGGCTCCAGCACCACAATAAACTTTTGCTCATatcgtgaaaaatttgaaaataaaattcagctTATATTTTTCCTTAACCagtaaaaacattaaaatg
This is a stretch of genomic DNA from Caenorhabditis elegans chromosome V. It encodes these proteins:
- the ftn-1 gene encoding Ferritin (Confirmed by transcript evidence), with protein sequence MSLARQNYHDEVEAAVNKQINVELYASYVYLSMSAHFDRDDIALRNIAKFFKEQSDEERGHATELMRIQAVRGGRVAMQNIQKPEKDEWGTVLEAFEAALALERANNASLLKLHGIAEQRNDAHLTNYIQEKYLEEQVHSINEFARYIANIKRAGPGLGEYLFDKEEFSD
- the C54F6.19 gene encoding SWIM-type domain-containing protein (Partially confirmed by transcript evidence), with product MSQQDPTCLEKFSQFYTIKCSHIAKKLFLTIRKQ
- the F19F10.3 gene encoding DUF4440 domain-containing protein (Confirmed by transcript evidence), whose protein sequence is MSLEEFKKLRNEIKELKNAGKHEEFVERFAAKDATFLAPFHDPVTAADSISLAKSDDLAPLVKADFEMTTDEVTQIGDVVIERNTIIVKLPSGDKTGWALSVWVKEDGNWKIRNSCVTFKAPAPQ